From one Thermus neutrinimicus genomic stretch:
- a CDS encoding NAD(P)/FAD-dependent oxidoreductase: MAQFGIPYLLVDARNHHLFQPLLYQVATGFLEAPAVAHPLRSLLKGGRFLLAQVEAVDLKKRHLLLTGGVKCPYQYLVVATGSKPHHLGVPGVTAHTYPLKTLEDALRIRYALLSCLEEAAHKRVPFRVLVVGGGPTGVELAGALAEFLRHVLPRDYPEVPGARVTLLEAGERLLPSFNLGLSRYALRALEHLGVEVRLEAKVAHVSAGWVRLQGGDFVAGDLILWAVGVKGKAPLGLPVDPKGRVPTDPFLRLPGHPEVYVVGDLNGLPWPQLAPVALQQGRHAALNLVRAMQGKEPLPFHYRDRGQLAVIGRHRAVAQMGRLGFYGLPAWLLWALVHLAGLVGFRNRLLVLLDWAYTYFFREPGVRILLQGLAPGGPLHENSLILPVPPRNGPEEPS; this comes from the coding sequence CCGGCTTTTTGGAGGCCCCCGCCGTTGCCCACCCTCTGCGGTCCCTGCTAAAGGGAGGCCGCTTCCTCCTAGCTCAGGTAGAGGCGGTAGACTTAAAGAAGCGCCACTTGCTGCTGACTGGTGGGGTAAAGTGTCCCTATCAGTACCTGGTCGTGGCTACGGGAAGCAAGCCTCACCACCTGGGAGTACCTGGGGTCACAGCCCATACCTACCCTTTGAAGACCCTCGAGGATGCCCTTAGAATCCGGTACGCTCTGCTTTCCTGCTTGGAAGAGGCCGCCCACAAAAGGGTTCCCTTCCGCGTCTTGGTGGTGGGAGGAGGACCGACAGGAGTGGAACTAGCCGGGGCGCTAGCGGAGTTCCTCCGCCACGTGCTTCCCCGGGACTATCCGGAGGTGCCTGGAGCAAGGGTGACCCTTTTGGAAGCGGGAGAGCGGCTCCTGCCCTCCTTTAACCTAGGCCTTTCCCGTTATGCCCTAAGGGCTTTGGAACATCTAGGGGTGGAGGTTCGACTTGAAGCGAAGGTGGCACACGTATCGGCCGGGTGGGTCCGCTTGCAGGGCGGGGACTTCGTGGCAGGGGACCTGATCCTGTGGGCAGTGGGGGTTAAGGGAAAGGCTCCTTTAGGGCTTCCTGTGGACCCCAAGGGGCGGGTTCCAACGGATCCTTTCCTGCGCCTTCCTGGGCACCCCGAGGTGTACGTGGTGGGGGACCTCAACGGCTTGCCCTGGCCGCAGCTAGCCCCCGTGGCCTTGCAGCAGGGGCGGCATGCTGCGCTCAACTTGGTGCGGGCCATGCAGGGGAAGGAGCCCTTGCCCTTTCATTACCGGGATCGTGGCCAGCTGGCGGTGATTGGGCGCCATCGGGCCGTGGCCCAGATGGGGAGGCTGGGGTTTTATGGCCTGCCCGCATGGCTCCTTTGGGCTTTGGTGCACCTTGCCGGGCTGGTGGGTTTCCGCAACCGGCTCCTGGTGCTTTTGGATTGGGCTTACACCTATTTCTTTAGGGAACCAGGGGTGCGGATCCTCCTGCAGGGACTGGCACCCGGCGGGCCACTTCATGAAAATTCCCTTATCCTTCCAGTTCCGCCTCGGAATGGGCCAGAAGAGCCGTCTTGA